In the Bacillus shivajii genome, one interval contains:
- a CDS encoding YtrH family sporulation protein → MIDKDFIATLVIDYFVAFGVIIGGTIVGGIGAYLIGKPPLSVMYDLASSLKIWALVAAIGGTFDAISTLERGIFEGTHADILKTLLMIFAALTGAHTGTVIIQWITQEGVS, encoded by the coding sequence ATGATAGATAAAGATTTTATCGCAACTTTAGTCATCGATTATTTTGTCGCGTTCGGCGTCATAATCGGAGGAACAATCGTTGGAGGGATCGGTGCATACTTGATTGGAAAGCCCCCCCTTTCAGTGATGTATGACCTTGCATCAAGTTTAAAAATATGGGCTCTCGTCGCTGCTATAGGTGGAACCTTTGATGCCATTTCCACACTTGAGCGAGGAATTTTCGAAGGAACACATGCTGATATATTAAAAACATTATTAATGATTTTCGCCGCATTGACCGGAGCTCATACAGGCACAGTCATTATACAATGGATCACTCAGGAGGGGGTTTCATGA
- the ytrI gene encoding sporulation membrane protein YtrI has protein sequence MRIPPFYHEPSWQRFFAGIILGMLVGWLFFLYQFGNVHEKLVLKINDQQKEIDSQAKTIDILRKDQDERNEENQKKLTVQDIKLHFVNEDDIKLSELTLHELRSAVESELDIVRNKNIETVHNSREFLEKTVENKIYTIKGTDKRYQLKIEYLVLYTTVDIYLRIEPGE, from the coding sequence ATGAGAATCCCTCCTTTTTATCATGAGCCAAGCTGGCAACGTTTTTTTGCTGGTATCATTCTCGGAATGCTAGTCGGATGGCTTTTCTTTCTTTATCAATTCGGTAACGTACATGAAAAGCTTGTATTAAAAATCAATGACCAGCAAAAAGAAATTGACAGTCAAGCAAAAACGATCGATATTCTTCGGAAAGATCAAGATGAACGAAATGAAGAAAATCAAAAAAAATTAACAGTACAAGATATTAAGTTGCACTTTGTGAATGAAGATGACATAAAATTAAGTGAGTTAACTTTACATGAACTTCGTAGTGCAGTTGAAAGTGAATTAGATATTGTGCGCAACAAAAATATTGAGACTGTCCATAACTCAAGAGAATTTCTTGAAAAAACCGTTGAAAATAAAATTTATACAATTAAAGGAACTGACAAGCGATACCAGCTAAAAATTGAATATTTAGTATTATATACGACTGTTGACATTTACTTACGGATTGAACCAGGTGAATAA
- a CDS encoding DHH family phosphoesterase produces MQQQILDMIQKYETIIIHRHVRPDPDAYGSQAGLKAMIKAIYPEKNVYMAGDHEKSLSFLDTMDHIEDDLYKHSLIIVCDTANRDRIDDQRYDQGKYLIKIDHHPDVDKYGDISWVNTKASSTSEMVCELFKEYLKETNPNYTDGARLLFAGIVGDTGRFRFPNTTERTFYWAAELIKYTFSRDELYNELYKTSLRLTRLEGYVLSEMKLLPSGAAYVNLPIETLQKFEVTSKEAAGIVNTFSTLEGLKAWVFFVEEEDVIRVRLRSKGPEIHKLAGRYNGGGHPMASGASVNTWQDTEEVLKELDELCENYKR; encoded by the coding sequence ATGCAACAGCAAATCCTTGATATGATTCAAAAATACGAAACAATCATTATACATAGACATGTAAGACCAGATCCTGATGCATATGGGTCACAAGCAGGTTTAAAGGCAATGATAAAAGCAATTTATCCGGAAAAAAACGTTTATATGGCGGGGGATCATGAAAAATCGCTATCTTTTCTTGATACGATGGATCATATTGAAGATGATCTTTACAAACACTCTTTAATCATTGTTTGTGATACAGCAAACCGAGATAGAATTGATGATCAAAGGTATGATCAAGGCAAATATTTAATAAAAATTGATCACCATCCTGATGTGGACAAGTACGGTGATATTTCGTGGGTTAACACTAAAGCAAGTTCCACTAGTGAAATGGTCTGCGAACTGTTCAAAGAGTACTTAAAAGAAACAAATCCGAACTATACAGATGGTGCACGTTTATTGTTTGCTGGAATAGTCGGAGATACAGGACGCTTTCGTTTTCCGAATACAACAGAGCGAACATTCTATTGGGCAGCAGAACTCATTAAATACACTTTCTCACGTGATGAATTATATAACGAGCTATACAAGACCTCATTACGGTTAACTCGTTTAGAAGGCTATGTACTAAGTGAAATGAAGTTGCTCCCATCAGGTGCGGCCTACGTAAATTTGCCAATCGAAACGTTACAAAAGTTTGAGGTGACATCAAAAGAAGCAGCAGGTATCGTCAATACTTTTTCGACACTTGAAGGATTAAAAGCATGGGTGTTCTTTGTCGAGGAAGAAGATGTTATTCGTGTACGTTTGCGTTCTAAGGGACCTGAAATTCATAAATTAGCTGGAAGGTACAATGGTGGTGGACATCCAATGGCATCAGGGGCATCAGTGAATACATGGCAAGATACCGAAGAAGTATTAAAAGAGTTAGATGAACTGTGTGAAAACTATAAAAGATAA
- a CDS encoding YtpI family protein, with amino-acid sequence MIWVLLIFTSLVLFVYFKVQQARARGMMEKRWYASKGSIAVGIFFISFAINAYSRFGTTVAAFVALFFFAFGLINVIFGIRFYKTYLPYARQEVEEMKKEEINKN; translated from the coding sequence ATGATTTGGGTCTTATTAATATTTACATCACTCGTCTTATTTGTGTATTTTAAAGTACAGCAAGCGAGAGCACGAGGAATGATGGAAAAACGTTGGTATGCTTCAAAAGGCAGCATTGCTGTTGGTATATTCTTCATTTCATTCGCAATTAATGCCTATTCAAGGTTTGGAACAACTGTAGCCGCATTTGTTGCACTATTCTTTTTCGCCTTCGGTCTTATTAATGTGATCTTTGGGATCCGATTTTATAAAACATATTTACCTTATGCTCGTCAAGAAGTCGAAGAAATGAAAAAGGAAGAAATTAATAAAAATTAA
- a CDS encoding CBS domain-containing protein produces the protein MWRLVTKHEQILQHIRSLDVGSKISVRQIAKALNVSEGTAYRAIKDAENQGLVSTIERVGTIRIEKKQKDNIERLTYAEVINIVDGQVLGGRDGLYKTLNKFVIGAMKAEAMMRYVEAGNLLIVGNREQVHKLALEEGSAVLITGGFDTSEDVKHLADELKLPIISTTYDTFTVATMINRAIYDQLIKKEIILVEDILIPIEQTDVMTTSHTVEKWHELNNRTGHSRYPIIDGEARLQGVVTAKDVMGVSPFLEIEKVMTKQPISVNAQTSVASAAHMMVWEGIELLPVITQNKQLLGIISRQDVLKALQMLQRQPQVGETIEDLVTRHFEDVSTSQEYRFQVDVTPQMTNHLGTISYGVITTIVTEAGSRVLRKYKKGDLVVENITLFFIKPVQIDSKIEILPKVMEVGRKFGKVDVELYYDNKIVGKAMLMAQLIDR, from the coding sequence ATGTGGCGACTCGTGACGAAACATGAGCAAATATTACAACATATTCGTTCTCTTGATGTCGGAAGTAAAATATCAGTAAGGCAAATAGCGAAAGCGTTAAATGTGAGTGAAGGAACAGCGTACAGAGCGATAAAAGATGCAGAAAATCAAGGACTTGTCAGTACAATTGAAAGAGTTGGAACAATTCGTATTGAAAAGAAACAAAAAGATAATATTGAACGGCTAACGTATGCAGAAGTGATTAATATTGTAGATGGACAAGTCTTAGGTGGGCGAGATGGTCTATATAAAACGTTAAATAAATTTGTCATCGGTGCAATGAAGGCCGAAGCAATGATGCGATATGTAGAAGCGGGGAACTTACTTATCGTAGGTAACCGTGAACAAGTACATAAGCTTGCATTGGAAGAAGGATCTGCAGTACTTATTACAGGTGGGTTTGATACGAGTGAAGATGTGAAGCATTTAGCAGATGAACTTAAGCTTCCGATTATATCAACAACCTATGATACGTTTACTGTCGCAACAATGATTAATAGAGCCATTTATGACCAATTAATTAAAAAAGAAATCATTCTTGTTGAGGATATATTGATTCCAATTGAACAAACCGATGTTATGACGACAAGTCATACAGTGGAAAAGTGGCATGAATTAAATAATCGCACAGGTCATAGTCGCTATCCGATTATTGATGGTGAAGCTCGACTACAAGGGGTTGTAACGGCAAAGGATGTTATGGGAGTGAGCCCTTTTTTAGAAATCGAGAAAGTTATGACAAAGCAGCCTATTTCTGTGAATGCTCAAACGTCAGTAGCATCTGCGGCACATATGATGGTTTGGGAAGGCATTGAACTTCTTCCTGTCATTACCCAAAATAAACAACTATTAGGAATTATAAGTAGGCAAGACGTATTAAAAGCGTTACAAATGCTCCAAAGGCAGCCACAGGTAGGCGAGACGATTGAAGATTTAGTGACACGCCATTTTGAAGATGTTTCAACTTCACAAGAATATCGCTTTCAGGTAGATGTGACTCCGCAGATGACCAACCATTTAGGGACGATTTCATATGGTGTAATTACAACAATTGTTACTGAAGCAGGAAGCAGAGTATTAAGGAAATATAAAAAAGGAGATTTAGTTGTAGAGAATATTACGCTCTTTTTTATTAAACCTGTTCAAATTGACAGTAAAATTGAAATTCTTCCAAAGGTGATGGAAGTAGGGAGGAAGTTTGGGAAAGTGGATGTAGAATTATATTATGATAATAAAATCGTCGGAAAGGCGATGTTAATGGCTCAGCTTATTGATCGATAA
- a CDS encoding metal-dependent hydrolase, whose amino-acid sequence MKVSFHGHSVVKIETNGTNILIDPFITGNGTTDLKADNVRADVILLTHGHNDHVGDTVDIAKANDALVVAPFELATYLGWKGVNTHPMHIGGAHEFGFGKVKLTQAFHGSSYTEEENHNIVYTGMPSGILFSAEGKTVYHAGDTALFSDMKLIGERNQIDLAFLPIGDNFTMGPEDALVAAEWLNASRVVPVHYNTFPVIEQDAKAFAEQVKAGEGVALKAGEYLEL is encoded by the coding sequence ATGAAAGTTTCATTCCACGGACATTCTGTTGTGAAAATTGAAACGAATGGTACAAATATTTTAATCGATCCATTTATTACTGGAAATGGGACGACGGATTTAAAAGCAGATAATGTGAGAGCAGACGTTATTTTGCTAACGCATGGTCATAATGATCATGTTGGAGATACGGTTGATATTGCAAAAGCAAATGATGCATTAGTTGTTGCTCCATTTGAATTGGCGACATATTTAGGGTGGAAAGGTGTCAATACACACCCAATGCATATTGGTGGTGCACATGAATTTGGTTTTGGAAAAGTAAAACTCACACAGGCGTTTCATGGTTCTTCATATACAGAAGAGGAAAACCATAATATCGTTTATACAGGTATGCCGTCAGGAATTCTCTTTAGTGCAGAAGGGAAGACGGTTTATCATGCAGGTGATACGGCGCTTTTTTCAGATATGAAGCTTATTGGGGAGCGTAATCAGATTGATTTAGCTTTTCTACCAATAGGAGATAATTTCACGATGGGTCCAGAAGATGCATTAGTTGCAGCAGAATGGCTGAATGCAAGTCGAGTTGTTCCAGTTCACTATAATACCTTCCCTGTTATTGAGCAAGATGCGAAGGCATTTGCAGAGCAAGTAAAAGCTGGAGAGGGGGTTGCCTTGAAAGCAGGCGAATATTTAGAGTTATAA
- a CDS encoding M24 family metallopeptidase, translated as MEQRISSLQKWMKENDVDSIMLQSRPNTFYVTGFDTDPHERLLAVFLFQEKAPFIICPGMEINQIQEVFKIGDIIGYNDSEDPWEKIQEQFLKVNISPKKVAVENELSWQRVKAVEGIFPLVELVEVNEAILNERVLKTDEELKVLRAAAKLADFGVETGIAALEEGVSEMEVLAKIEYELKKKGVREMSFSTMVLFGEKGGDPHGNPGDRKLKKGDSVLFDLGVVWEGYCSDITRTVFFDHVKEEDQVVYETVLQAQEASLFACKPGNKISLLDNTARDIITNNGYGEFFPHRIGHGLGIEVHEFPSLNDQNNDTLKPGMTFTIEPGIYVPNKLGVRIEDDVVITEDGFETLTQFPKALTVVPSK; from the coding sequence ATCGAACAACGAATCTCTTCATTGCAAAAATGGATGAAAGAAAACGATGTTGATAGCATTATGCTGCAATCAAGACCAAATACGTTTTATGTAACAGGGTTTGATACAGATCCACACGAACGTTTATTAGCCGTCTTTTTATTTCAAGAGAAAGCTCCATTTATCATTTGCCCCGGAATGGAAATCAACCAAATTCAAGAGGTTTTCAAAATCGGAGATATTATCGGATACAATGACTCCGAAGATCCTTGGGAGAAAATACAAGAGCAGTTTTTGAAGGTGAATATCTCTCCAAAAAAAGTTGCTGTTGAAAACGAATTATCTTGGCAACGTGTAAAAGCGGTCGAAGGTATTTTTCCATTAGTTGAACTCGTTGAAGTAAATGAAGCCATCTTAAATGAGCGTGTCCTCAAAACAGATGAAGAGTTGAAAGTCTTAAGAGCTGCTGCAAAATTAGCAGACTTTGGGGTCGAAACTGGGATCGCTGCATTAGAAGAAGGCGTATCTGAGATGGAAGTTCTTGCAAAAATCGAATATGAACTAAAGAAAAAGGGTGTACGAGAAATGTCTTTTTCTACGATGGTATTATTCGGAGAAAAAGGCGGCGACCCACACGGTAATCCAGGAGATCGAAAGCTTAAAAAAGGCGATTCAGTACTGTTTGACTTAGGGGTCGTCTGGGAAGGGTACTGTTCAGATATTACACGTACAGTTTTCTTCGACCATGTCAAAGAAGAGGATCAAGTTGTTTATGAAACGGTCCTACAAGCTCAAGAAGCTTCTCTATTCGCTTGTAAACCAGGAAACAAAATTTCATTACTTGATAATACAGCAAGGGATATCATCACCAATAATGGGTATGGGGAATTCTTCCCACATCGAATCGGTCATGGATTAGGAATTGAAGTACATGAGTTTCCATCTCTTAATGACCAAAACAATGACACACTAAAACCAGGAATGACCTTTACCATCGAACCTGGTATTTATGTGCCTAACAAACTCGGAGTTCGCATTGAAGATGATGTTGTCATAACAGAGGACGGCTTTGAAACATTAACACAGTTTCCAAAAGCACTAACAGTTGTTCCAAGTAAATAA
- a CDS encoding SDR family oxidoreductase has translation MRHALITAGSKGLGKKVTEKLLHEGYSVTIHYRSDEHAVQKFRQEWKSQLNRIQFVQGDMTNKEDLLRIVEETLQRWGKIDVLIMNAGPYIFERKKLVDYSEEEWLSMVNGNLNAAFYLFKEVIPLMREERFGRIITYGFQEADHSPGWLYRSAFAAAKVGLVSLTKTISIEEAEYGITANMICPGKIVGDMKEASIEESRKIKDEETPIGRSGTGEDMARTVSFLCNENADMITGSVIEVTGGLDVLHRFR, from the coding sequence ATGCGGCATGCATTGATTACAGCGGGTTCTAAAGGATTAGGAAAAAAAGTGACAGAGAAACTACTTCATGAAGGCTATAGTGTAACCATTCACTATCGCAGCGATGAACATGCTGTACAAAAATTTAGACAAGAATGGAAGTCACAATTAAACCGAATTCAATTTGTTCAAGGAGATATGACAAATAAAGAAGACCTTCTTCGTATTGTTGAAGAAACGCTTCAACGGTGGGGGAAAATAGACGTACTCATTATGAATGCAGGCCCTTATATTTTTGAACGAAAAAAACTTGTTGATTATTCAGAAGAAGAATGGTTATCAATGGTTAATGGGAACTTAAATGCGGCCTTTTACTTATTTAAGGAAGTTATTCCATTAATGAGAGAAGAGAGGTTTGGCCGTATTATTACATATGGATTTCAAGAGGCTGATCATTCACCGGGTTGGTTATACCGTTCTGCGTTTGCGGCAGCGAAGGTAGGCTTAGTTTCGTTAACAAAAACGATCTCGATTGAAGAAGCAGAGTATGGTATTACAGCTAACATGATATGTCCAGGTAAAATTGTCGGTGATATGAAAGAGGCTTCGATTGAGGAATCGAGAAAAATAAAAGATGAAGAAACGCCAATAGGCAGATCGGGAACAGGGGAAGACATGGCAAGAACGGTTAGTTTCTTATGCAATGAAAATGCTGATATGATAACTGGATCGGTCATTGAGGTTACTGGGGGATTAGATGTATTACATCGATTCAGATAA
- a CDS encoding universal stress protein, translated as MGVRYNNILVAVDGSEEAKRAFRKASALATEHEAKLLIVHIVDTRSFASVEHYDRTILSETEKQADTMLKEYKEQALSAGVEDVTMIIDYGSPKVKITKDVAKKHEVDLIVTGATGLNAVERFVIGSVSEHIARNARCDVLIVRTES; from the coding sequence ATGGGAGTTCGTTATAATAATATTCTTGTCGCAGTAGATGGTTCAGAGGAGGCAAAGCGGGCATTTAGAAAAGCTTCAGCTCTTGCAACTGAACATGAAGCTAAATTACTAATTGTACACATTGTTGATACTCGTTCATTCGCATCTGTAGAGCACTATGACAGAACCATTCTTTCAGAAACGGAAAAACAAGCTGATACGATGCTGAAAGAATATAAGGAACAAGCATTAAGTGCTGGCGTGGAAGATGTTACAATGATTATTGATTACGGTTCTCCGAAAGTAAAAATTACAAAAGACGTCGCGAAGAAACATGAAGTAGATTTAATTGTAACAGGTGCAACAGGCTTAAACGCTGTTGAACGTTTTGTTATCGGTAGTGTCTCCGAACACATTGCACGTAATGCTCGTTGCGATGTTTTAATTGTACGTACAGAATCTTAA
- a CDS encoding EcsC family protein: MSWTNREDAVWNEIVEWESAQFEREGTDFSLTYQKWLNKSIEMLDSKWKKNMLTTLDSILFHLHATVQQGRFDQQATDFLLTQARVFRDDINTVEDMKKLSIDQLRFIAKKQLAKQRLTSFAQGGITGVGGIMFTLSDLPLMLAINLRTIQLTALTYGYDLRKPYEMMLVLKLFHAISLPSHLRKEAWEQLFFELGSTDDSFMFYEGEEDIMSEAWMQQPLNNVAKLIFLSFARKKVIQGIPVLGIAFGASVNYQFTRRVSEAAHMFYQKRALLERREED; the protein is encoded by the coding sequence ATGAGTTGGACAAATCGAGAAGATGCTGTTTGGAATGAAATTGTTGAGTGGGAAAGTGCGCAGTTTGAGCGAGAAGGAACAGATTTCTCACTTACATATCAAAAGTGGTTAAATAAAAGTATCGAAATGCTTGATTCAAAATGGAAAAAAAATATGCTTACAACATTAGATAGTATATTATTTCATCTTCATGCAACTGTTCAGCAAGGGCGTTTTGACCAGCAAGCAACAGATTTTTTATTAACGCAAGCAAGAGTCTTTAGAGATGATATTAATACAGTAGAGGATATGAAAAAGCTATCAATTGACCAGTTACGTTTTATTGCGAAGAAGCAATTAGCTAAACAACGACTTACCTCATTTGCACAAGGTGGAATAACAGGAGTGGGAGGGATTATGTTTACATTAAGTGATCTACCACTGATGCTAGCAATTAATTTACGCACGATCCAACTTACAGCATTAACATATGGGTATGATTTAAGGAAACCATATGAAATGATGCTCGTTTTAAAGTTGTTTCATGCCATATCGTTGCCTTCTCATTTAAGAAAAGAAGCGTGGGAACAGTTGTTTTTTGAACTAGGTTCAACTGATGATAGCTTTATGTTTTACGAAGGAGAAGAAGATATTATGTCAGAAGCATGGATGCAGCAGCCGTTAAATAATGTTGCAAAACTTATCTTCCTTTCCTTTGCTCGCAAAAAGGTGATTCAAGGAATACCGGTCTTAGGGATTGCGTTTGGCGCATCGGTGAATTATCAATTTACAAGGAGAGTATCGGAAGCTGCGCATATGTTTTATCAAAAAAGAGCGTTATTAGAAAGAAGAGAAGAAGATTAA
- a CDS encoding acetate kinase, translating to MSKIMAINAGSSSLKFQLLEMPEEAVVTKGIVERIGLDDAIFTIEVDGEKKEETTVIEDHAKAVKILLDKLVSYSIISSLDEIQGIGHRVVHGGEKFNDSVVINDEVIKGIEEVSELAPLHNPANLVGIRAFQEVLPNVPAVAVFDTAFHQTMPKESYLYSLPYEYYEDYGIRKYGFHGTSHKYVSERAAEILGRPVDHLRLISCHLGNGASIAAIDGGKSIDTSMGFTPLAGVTMGTRSGNIDPALIPYIMDKTDQSAEEVINVLNKKSGMLALSGFSSDLRDIELQAEEGNERAELALQVFTSRIHKYIGSYAARMHGLDAVVFTAGIGENSDTIRAQVLKGLEFMGIYWDPSLNKVRGKEAFLNYPHSPVKVIVIPTNEEVMLARDTVRLT from the coding sequence ATGTCAAAAATTATGGCGATAAACGCAGGGAGCTCATCGTTAAAATTTCAATTGTTAGAGATGCCTGAAGAAGCAGTTGTCACGAAAGGGATTGTCGAACGAATTGGTTTAGATGATGCAATCTTTACAATTGAAGTTGATGGCGAAAAGAAAGAAGAAACAACGGTTATTGAAGATCATGCAAAGGCAGTAAAAATATTGTTAGATAAACTTGTTTCTTATAGTATTATTTCTTCATTAGATGAGATTCAAGGAATTGGTCACCGTGTTGTTCACGGTGGAGAAAAGTTTAATGACTCAGTTGTTATTAATGATGAAGTTATTAAAGGAATTGAGGAAGTTTCAGAATTGGCACCTCTTCATAACCCAGCAAACTTAGTAGGAATTCGTGCATTCCAAGAAGTATTACCGAATGTTCCAGCTGTAGCAGTCTTTGATACAGCGTTCCACCAAACAATGCCGAAGGAATCTTATTTGTACAGCCTTCCTTATGAATACTATGAAGATTATGGTATTCGTAAGTACGGTTTCCACGGAACATCGCATAAATATGTTTCTGAACGTGCGGCTGAAATTTTAGGTCGTCCGGTTGATCATCTTCGCTTAATTTCTTGTCACTTAGGTAATGGTGCAAGTATTGCTGCTATTGATGGTGGTAAATCAATCGATACTTCTATGGGTTTTACACCTTTAGCAGGTGTAACAATGGGAACTCGTTCTGGAAACATTGATCCTGCTTTAATTCCATATATCATGGATAAAACGGATCAAAGTGCAGAAGAAGTCATTAATGTATTAAACAAGAAAAGTGGTATGTTAGCGTTATCTGGTTTTTCAAGTGATTTACGTGATATTGAATTACAAGCAGAAGAAGGAAATGAACGTGCGGAATTAGCTCTTCAAGTATTTACGTCACGTATTCATAAATATATTGGTTCATATGCAGCGCGTATGCACGGTTTAGACGCTGTTGTATTTACAGCTGGAATTGGTGAAAATAGTGACACAATTCGTGCTCAAGTTTTAAAGGGTCTTGAATTCATGGGGATTTATTGGGACCCAAGCTTAAACAAAGTGCGTGGGAAAGAAGCCTTCTTAAACTATCCACACTCTCCAGTAAAAGTAATAGTTATTCCAACAAATGAAGAAGTAATGCTAGCAAGAGATACAGTTCGTTTAACTTAA
- a CDS encoding class I SAM-dependent methyltransferase: MQAETKTEKLYQALDEGAILLKSERNIPYLDALGEMGEVLYYPEMADSLSLDELKKKKLQNIVEQAPALENLHKEESRRAVQLAVLKGMKEGTQPHHAMTPDAVSLFVGYLVEKVLSYESSDKPKVLLDPAVGAGNLLMGVMNQLKKESHAIGAEADETLLKLAYVNANLQSHNIDLFHQDSVASPFVQNVDAVISDLPVGFYPNDDISEKYSLKADEGHSYVHHLLIEQSMNHVKEGGFLFFIVPNFLFESEEAKKLHDYLKSEGYIYSLMQLPKTMFKNDQWGKSILILRKRKEGVQGPKQALLAELPSFSNEKSLQDMMKRISDWFDDHLSK, encoded by the coding sequence ATGCAGGCAGAAACAAAGACAGAGAAACTATACCAAGCTTTAGATGAAGGCGCAATATTGTTAAAAAGTGAACGGAATATTCCTTATTTAGACGCATTAGGTGAAATGGGTGAAGTGCTTTATTATCCAGAAATGGCTGATTCATTATCACTAGATGAATTGAAAAAGAAAAAGTTACAAAACATTGTCGAACAAGCTCCTGCACTTGAAAACTTACATAAAGAGGAAAGTCGCAGAGCTGTTCAGCTAGCTGTTTTAAAAGGGATGAAGGAAGGCACTCAACCTCACCATGCTATGACTCCGGATGCAGTAAGTTTATTTGTCGGTTATTTAGTAGAGAAAGTTCTCAGTTATGAAAGCAGCGACAAACCAAAAGTACTATTAGACCCAGCAGTAGGTGCGGGTAACCTTTTAATGGGTGTCATGAATCAATTAAAAAAAGAATCTCATGCGATCGGAGCAGAAGCTGATGAAACATTATTAAAGCTTGCCTACGTAAATGCAAACTTACAATCACATAATATTGATCTTTTCCATCAAGATAGTGTTGCATCACCTTTTGTACAAAATGTAGATGCTGTTATTTCTGATCTTCCTGTTGGTTTTTACCCAAATGACGATATTTCAGAGAAATATTCACTTAAAGCAGATGAAGGACATTCATATGTACACCATTTATTGATTGAACAATCGATGAACCATGTAAAAGAAGGCGGCTTTTTATTTTTTATCGTGCCGAACTTTCTCTTTGAATCAGAAGAAGCAAAAAAGTTACATGATTATTTGAAGAGTGAAGGGTATATATACTCGCTTATGCAGCTTCCAAAAACAATGTTTAAAAATGACCAGTGGGGAAAAAGTATACTCATACTAAGGAAAAGAAAAGAAGGGGTCCAAGGTCCAAAACAAGCATTATTAGCAGAACTTCCTTCATTTTCAAATGAAAAATCTCTGCAAGATATGATGAAGCGCATTTCAGATTGGTTTGATGATCATTTATCAAAATAA
- the tpx gene encoding thiol peroxidase, translating into MTEVTFKGNPVTLTGNQVKVGDKAPDFTVLANDLSEVALSDSSGKVRLISVVPSIDTGVCEQQTRKFNEEAAKLDGVEVLTISVDLPFAQKRWCAAEGIDNLQVLSDHRDLSFGENYGVAIKELRLLSRSIFVVDSSDKVTYVEYVPEVTEHPDYNAALEAATSAK; encoded by the coding sequence ATGACAGAAGTAACATTTAAAGGAAACCCAGTAACACTTACAGGAAACCAAGTGAAAGTCGGTGACAAAGCACCTGATTTCACAGTTTTAGCAAATGATCTATCAGAAGTGGCACTATCTGATTCTTCAGGAAAGGTTCGACTCATTAGTGTTGTCCCATCAATTGATACAGGTGTTTGTGAACAACAAACGCGCAAGTTCAATGAAGAAGCAGCCAAGCTTGATGGTGTTGAAGTGTTAACAATAAGCGTTGACCTGCCGTTTGCACAAAAGCGTTGGTGTGCTGCTGAAGGAATTGATAATTTACAAGTCCTTTCTGACCACAGAGATTTGTCATTTGGGGAAAACTATGGTGTTGCAATAAAAGAACTACGTCTACTATCTCGTTCGATCTTCGTTGTTGATAGTTCAGACAAGGTAACTTACGTTGAATATGTTCCAGAAGTAACAGAGCATCCAGATTATAATGCGGCGTTAGAAGCAGCAACAAGTGCAAAATAA
- the ytfJ gene encoding GerW family sporulation protein: protein MSDHHPIEGLMKTAMENLKAMVDVNTIIGDPVETPDGSVILPVSKVGFGFAAGGSEFVLKNTGQSSSSTPEKKHPFGGGSGGGVSITPIAFLIVGTHGVKMIHLDQQAHFYEKLMEFAPQVVEKIQQMIQTSPTANNQTTQQATNTNRNPGEPLDF, encoded by the coding sequence ATGTCTGATCATCATCCAATTGAAGGTTTAATGAAAACAGCCATGGAAAATTTAAAAGCAATGGTCGATGTCAACACGATCATAGGTGACCCTGTTGAAACTCCAGACGGTAGTGTTATACTCCCGGTCTCAAAGGTAGGGTTTGGTTTTGCAGCAGGGGGAAGTGAGTTTGTATTAAAGAACACGGGACAATCCTCTTCTAGTACGCCTGAGAAAAAGCACCCATTTGGTGGAGGTAGTGGTGGTGGAGTCTCCATTACACCAATTGCCTTTTTGATCGTTGGTACTCATGGCGTAAAAATGATTCACCTGGATCAACAAGCGCATTTTTACGAAAAGCTGATGGAATTTGCACCACAAGTCGTGGAAAAAATTCAGCAAATGATTCAAACTTCACCAACGGCAAATAACCAAACAACACAGCAGGCGACAAATACAAACCGTAACCCTGGTGAACCACTTGATTTTTAA